AAGGAAATACCTATCCGATTACGAATTGTCAGCCCGTCAGAAATTAGCAGTACATAAACATTTGTATTACTTTAAAACGTTGGTAATAGACTATTATCAGAAATTAAAAAATAATGAATTGAGTAAACGGTTGAAAAGGGCACAAAAAAATCCGGAAATGGTTGAAAAAATTCAGCACATTTCCGGACTAGACTCTTATTTTATTATTTCAAAACTTTCATAATCAGCACCTTGCCAAACAATTCCTGACAATCAAATGACCACTTCCTGACAAATTCTGACAACAATTGTCCGGCAAATCCAACCACTTATTGCAGCAACCAGATTTTAGAGAATTGATCGTCTACTGCTGGCGACAAAGACGATACACCAAGATCATAAGCATCTCTGTTTTGCCCAAGTTCATTACCCGGGTAGCGGTAGCGAAGCGGGAATGTATAAGTACCTAATCTGCCATTGTTGAATATATTTGGTAATTTAGTACGACGCAGGTCAAGATAAGCTTCCGCAGAAACCAGGAACAAACTGATCCACTTTTGGTCTGCGATTTTCGCAAGTTGGCCTGCCTTATCTGTTGGTAAAGCAATATTTGACTGAGCCAGATATTTTGTAACTGTTGCCTGAGGTACTCCCCAGCGAAGCAGTGAATTTGTAATTCCTTTGCGGTAATAAGTATCAGCGCTTCCGGTGATTAATCCTTTTGCAGCAGCTTCTGCCAACAAAAACTGAACTTCATCACTGTTCATAATCTGCGCTTTAAGCAGCGGATGCGTGTTTTGTCTGAACAATGTAGAGAATTTGGAAACTTTAAAGTTACCTACAACACCACCGGCGGCTGTATTATAATGCCCGTTTCCATTTTTCCAGTCAGCCTGCATACCAGCAATGAAACCAACATAAACTTTATTGGAATCAATCAATATATCTTTTGTCGCGTATTCAGCAATTTCAGGTTTTGACCTGTCGATATATTCCCAGGTTGAAGAATAAGTATAACCATTTGGATCTGTGGTTGCAAAAGTAACACCGTCAAGACTTTTGTCGCTTGTCCACGGTCTTTCAACAGGAGCAAACCAGATTGCTGCGCGCGGATCGCTCAAATCCGCCAATTTGTCAACTAATGTCTTACATGGTCTCCTTTTATTGAATTCATCAACAGAACCCCAGTTAACAGTACCACCCGTCCAGGAATTTCCCAGAATGCTTCCATTATCACCTGTCGTTCCAATATAAGAAATCGAAGCATTTTCAGTAGGTTCGGATAAAACATTTCCGGAAATAGCCGCAATTTTTGCTCCCACATCAGTGATTTTGCCTGATGCACGCATTAATAATCTTAGTTTTACCGAGTTGGCGAATTTTTGCCATTTAACTTTGTCACCTGCAAACATCAGATCATACGAGGTTGATATTTCTTCGGTTCCACCAGAAATTAATGTGGACGCTTCGTCAAGTTCAGTAAGTAATCCGTTATAGATATCCTGTTCTTTGTCATATTTTGGATACAAAATACCTTCTCTCGCTTTCAAAGCCTCCGAATAATACACATCACCATAAAAATCGGTCATGAAAGAAAAAAGCATCACCCGGAAAACCTTGAAAATCCCTTGATGTGTTTTTGAACCGCGGGTTTGTGCAAGATTGATAGAACCATCAATGAGTTTAAGAATATCCATGGCATCATACATATCCGTGGTAGCCAATCTGAAACCATCATAGAAGTTATCACCACTCTGGTAATTACTTTCCATATGCTGAACAGCAGCAGGAAGTTTTCTGTTATCAAAACTCATCTTTTGATAAAAAAGCGATGTTCTTTTGATAACAGAAGCTAGCAGATATGGATCATTTACCGACTCGATGGCATCTTTTTGCTGTAATGTATCCGCTGTTCGTAACTCGTCTTCACTGCAGGAAGAAAATCCTACCAGTGTAGCAACTAAAAATACTTTAAATATAGATTTCATAATTCTCTGAATGAACGTTATTAATTAAAAATCAACAGAAACCTTGAATCCGTATGAGCGGATACTTGGCAAAGTTGCTCTTAAAATCCCCTGACTTGTACCAACTCCTGAGAATGCAGATTCAGGATCTTCGTGACGACCTGACTTATTCCACTGGAAAAGGTTTCTTCCGTAAACTGACAACATCAGATTGTTAAGGAAATATTTTTTGGTCACGGTACCAGGTACTGTGTATGCAAATGATAATTCTCTCAATTTGAAGTTGGTAGCGCTGTAAGTTCTTGTTGATGCAAAATCCCAGATAATATCTCCGTAACCGTTGTAAGGGAAGTCATAAAAAGTATTGTTTTTGTCTGCACCGTTCACGATATAATCAGCATCTGTTACTGCATCTGCTCCCGTATGGTTAGGGTTTACAAATACACCTTTTACGTAAACAGCATCTTGTACAGCAGTCGAACGCTTCGAATCGTTGTTGCTGTTAATCGCTGCGTAAGTACTTGATCCAACCGCAGGCCATGGAAGACCTCCATGTGCGGCATCACGGCCACCCATCCAGTAAGGATTGTTAGGACCTGAGCTCAAAGTACTTTCCGCTCTTCCGTTCGATTCAAGATACTGCTGGTTCACAGAAACATATTTTCCGCCTTTTCTCAAACTTCCTACGATACCCAGACTGAATTGTTTGTATTTCAAGGTTGTATTGATACCAAGAATAAAATCAGGATTGAAATTACCAAGTCTTCCACGATCTCTTTCATCAGATGACAACTGAACCTTTCCCTGGTCAGAGTCAAGGAGCATCATACCTTTATACTGACCTTCTTTTACACGTAAAATCGGATTTTGTTCGTAAATACTACCGATTTCCTCTCCCTTTGCAATTTTCACCATCGTTTTTCCATCATAGGAAGTAAAC
The nucleotide sequence above comes from Dyadobacter subterraneus. Encoded proteins:
- a CDS encoding SusD/RagB family nutrient-binding outer membrane lipoprotein — protein: MKSIFKVFLVATLVGFSSCSEDELRTADTLQQKDAIESVNDPYLLASVIKRTSLFYQKMSFDNRKLPAAVQHMESNYQSGDNFYDGFRLATTDMYDAMDILKLIDGSINLAQTRGSKTHQGIFKVFRVMLFSFMTDFYGDVYYSEALKAREGILYPKYDKEQDIYNGLLTELDEASTLISGGTEEISTSYDLMFAGDKVKWQKFANSVKLRLLMRASGKITDVGAKIAAISGNVLSEPTENASISYIGTTGDNGSILGNSWTGGTVNWGSVDEFNKRRPCKTLVDKLADLSDPRAAIWFAPVERPWTSDKSLDGVTFATTDPNGYTYSSTWEYIDRSKPEIAEYATKDILIDSNKVYVGFIAGMQADWKNGNGHYNTAAGGVVGNFKVSKFSTLFRQNTHPLLKAQIMNSDEVQFLLAEAAAKGLITGSADTYYRKGITNSLLRWGVPQATVTKYLAQSNIALPTDKAGQLAKIADQKWISLFLVSAEAYLDLRRTKLPNIFNNGRLGTYTFPLRYRYPGNELGQNRDAYDLGVSSLSPAVDDQFSKIWLLQ